In one window of Cellulophaga sp. HaHa_2_95 DNA:
- a CDS encoding SDR family NAD(P)-dependent oxidoreductase has translation MKHILITGSTDGIGKLLALRLAKEGHFVGVHGRTDAKLKATVTEIKAESKNDNVLGFLADFSNLSEVKQMATEVFEKMPKIDVLVNNAGVLKTKTDTASNGVDIRLVVNYLAPYQFTNAVLPLLKKSDAPRIVNLSSAAQSPVSLSALKGEMSLGANDAYAQSKLALTMWSFDLAKKEPSILVVAVNPGSLLNTKMANEAYGQHWSPAEKGVAILYDLASTDLAETGTYYDNDKGFYSKAHPDAYDSNKISALMQLTKGLLSNYNDY, from the coding sequence ATGAAACATATTTTAATTACGGGAAGTACTGATGGTATAGGTAAGCTACTGGCACTTCGTTTGGCGAAAGAAGGTCATTTTGTTGGCGTTCATGGTAGAACTGATGCTAAGTTAAAGGCTACTGTAACAGAAATCAAAGCGGAATCAAAGAATGACAATGTATTAGGCTTTTTAGCTGATTTCTCAAACTTGTCAGAGGTTAAACAAATGGCAACAGAAGTTTTTGAAAAAATGCCGAAAATTGATGTTTTGGTAAACAATGCCGGTGTTTTGAAAACTAAAACTGATACTGCTTCGAACGGAGTGGATATTCGTTTGGTTGTGAATTATTTAGCACCATATCAATTTACAAATGCGGTATTACCGCTGTTGAAAAAGTCAGATGCACCTAGAATCGTAAATCTTAGTTCTGCGGCACAATCCCCAGTTTCTTTAAGTGCACTAAAAGGTGAAATGAGTTTAGGGGCTAATGATGCCTATGCACAAAGTAAATTAGCGTTGACCATGTGGAGTTTTGATTTGGCAAAAAAAGAACCAAGTATTTTGGTTGTTGCCGTAAACCCAGGTTCGTTATTGAATACAAAAATGGCAAATGAGGCCTACGGTCAACATTGGTCTCCTGCAGAAAAGGGAGTGGCTATTTTGTATGATTTAGCTTCGACAGATTTAGCAGAAACGGGAACCTACTATGATAATGATAAAGGATTTTATTCAAAAGCCCACCCAGATGCTTATGATTCCAATAAAATTAGTGCGTTAATGCAATTAACAAAAGGTCTGTTGTCAAATTATAATGATTATTAA